One Solanum pennellii chromosome 9, SPENNV200 DNA segment encodes these proteins:
- the LOC114078675 gene encoding uncharacterized protein LOC114078675, producing the protein MFMESIFTEIDCCNIQPIPEEIASLDLPYYNYVPPTQPDSSIPDGEDVHPEEVPGLEDFSTKSPENVLRRSSRGSSAGTTPPPRKRVKVVHPHKYDLSRL; encoded by the exons ATGTTTATGGAATCAATTTTTACTGAG atTGATTGTTGTAACATTCAGCCAATTCCCGAGGAAATAGCATCACTTGATTTACCATATTACAATTATGTACCTCCAACTCAACCAGATTCATCAATTCCAGATGGTGAGGATGTGCATCCGGAGGAGGTTCCTGGTTTAGAAGACTTCTCAACAAAATCTCCAGAGAATGTTTTAAGGAGATCATCAAGAGGTTCTAGTGCAGGAACTACCCCACCACCTCGCAAGAGAGTAAAGGTTGTACATCCACATAAATATGATTTGTCAAGACTCTAA